A section of the Babesia microti strain RI chromosome I, complete genome genome encodes:
- a CDS encoding Protein kinase domain (overlaps_old_locusTagID:BBM_I02015) produces MTFRSRPWPWPCFVLQEIGNRELRHFMSLANPPAGTALYRDIERLKQESVLYSFDIDDTAERQSPRFGTSPSFDSFVPPLSVCSSDFESGDWNARYFGGDTRSFRLHQKEVLRAKNVGACGALQLRIVLDPLQMGYQDIDDNTIGEGSIVIDNYQIGSLIGQAAHSVVFVAKSLDSGAKVCVKVSLQCRDSVALSLAEIQALKLMAAACKCDEYMLEMLDFFFYRGRVFMVAELLGPNLYELYSGRATPNHDCGLIGRVSEGGGPSALSIEGISIAARSLLIALAKLQDLGLFHGDIKPENVLACCRNGKCSVKLIDFGSSHFICEDVNCYQQSRPYRAPEMALGLPYDTKADLWSLGAMLAELWVGRLLFPSDNNATLVSSIISLLGDIPQYMASASTVLLGDCSFFISDGCVIELYGSSAGRLARPQKSCLRTLLRLARPEGCGDQTLDEFHDLLTRLMALDPTKRPDPGALLDHPFVRAAP; encoded by the coding sequence ATGACATTCAGATCCAGGCCTTGGCCTTGGCCCTGTTTCGTGTTGCAGGAGATTGGCAATCGCGAGCTGCGTCATTTTATGTCACTGGCCAATCCCCCGGCTGGGACAGCGTTATATCGTGACATTGAGCGGCTGAAACAGGAATCTGTTCTTTATAGCTTTGACATTGATGACACTGCTGAGCGCCAAAGCCCCAGATTTGGCACTAGCCCATCCTTTGATTCATTTGTACCTCCCCTTTCGGTGTGCTCTAGTGATTTTGAAAGCGGAGATTGGAATGCCAGATACTTTGGCGGCGACACTCGATCATTTAGGCTGCACCAGAAAGAGGTGCTTAGGGCTAAAAATGTCGGCGCCTGCGGCGCCCTGCAGCTAAGGATAGTCCTCGACCCCTTGCAGATGGGATACCAAGATATAGATGACAATACAATTGGGGAAGGTTCGATAGTTATAGATAACTACCAAATTGGATCGCTAATCGGACAGGCAGCTCATTCTGTTGTATTTGTTGCTAAATCACTGGACTCTGGCGCAAAGGTTTGCGTCAAGGTGTCGCTACAATGCCGAGATTCTGTTGCACTATCCCTTGCCGAAATACAGGCGTTGAAATTGATGGCTGCCGCTTGCAAATGCGACGAATACATGTTGGAAATGCTTGACTTTTTTTTCTACCGTGGCCGTGTATTCATGGTTGCCGAGCTTTTGGGACCAAACTTGTACGAGCTGTATTCTGGGCGAGCCACGCCAAACCACGATTGTGGGCTTATTGGACGCGTCTCAGAGGGTGGTGGCCCTTCTGCCCTTAGCATAGAGGGTATTTCTATTGCGGCTAGATCCCTGCTGATCGCATTGGCCAAGCTGCAGGATTTGGGTCTATTCCACGGCGATATAAAACCAGAAAACGTATTGGCATGCTGTCGTAATGGCAAATGTAGCGTAAAATTGATAGATTTTGGTTCTTCCCACTTTATTTGTGAGGATGTTAATTGTTATCAACAGAGCCGGCCTTATCGGGCGCCGGAGATGGCCCTGGGCCTCCCCTACGACACCAAGGCCGACCTTTGGTCCCTGGGTGCCATGCTGGCTGAGCTGTGGGTTGGTAGGCTTTTGTTTCCCAGCGACAACAACGCAACGCTGGTGTCGTCTATCATCTCCCTGCTGGGCGATATACCGCAGTACATGGCCAGCGCCTCCACCGTCCTTTTGGGGGACTGCTCCTTCTTCATCTCCGACGGGTGTGTGATAGAATTGTACGGCTCTTCCGCCGGAAGGCTGGCCAGACCCCAAAAATCGTGCCTGCGGACGCTCCTCCGGCTAGCTAGGCCGGAGGGCTGCGGCGACCAGACGCTGGACGAGTTTCACGACTTGTTGACCAGGCTGATGGCGCTGGACCCCACCAAGAGACCCGACCCCGGGGCACTGCTGGACCACCCCTTCGTAAGGGCAGCACCCTGA
- a CDS encoding Cyclophilin type peptidyl-prolyl cis-trans isomerase/CLD (overlaps_old_locusTagID:BBM_I02020), which yields MGCRSVVFSIAVQFFLFKIALAHHHSDNTQHITNSVTVKVSSDGENIGEFKLGLYGKLLPKTVENFLAFCKGTKINGTYYSYKNNAFHRIIPNFMIQGGDIVNGDGTGSVSIHGKKFDDENFTIKHQPFVIAMANSGPNTNGSQFYITTTHTPWLDGKHVVFGEVTAGKEVIQKIESAGSNSGRPTKKIVITAISLH from the exons ATGGGCTGCAGATCTGTAGTTTTTTCTATTGCCGTGCAATTTTTCctttttaaaattgcattggCTCACCATCACTCAGACAACACACAACATATTACCAATAGTGTGACTGTGAAAGTGTCTAGCGACGGAGAAAACATAGGTGAATTCAAATTAGGATTGTATGGAAAACTGCTTCCAAAAACCGTAGAAAACTTTCTCGCATTCTGCAAAGGAACCAAAATAAATGGGACCTACTACTCGTACAAAAATAACGCATTCCATAGAATTATCCCTAACTTCATGATACAG GGCGGAGACATCGTCAACGGCGATGGCACGGGATCGGTATCCATACATGGCAAGAAGTTTGacgatgaaaattttaccatcaaACACCAGCCCTTCGTCATAGCTATGGCGAACTCTG GCCCAAACACCAATGGATCCCAGTTTTATATTACAACTACTCACACCCCCTGGCTGGACGGCAAGCATGTCGTATTTGGTGAGGTTACTGCTGGAAAAGAAGTCATTCAAAAGATAGAAAGTGCCGGTAGCAACTCTGGCAGGCCTACAAAAAAAATAGTCATCACCGCCATTTCTCTGCACTAG
- a CDS encoding mannose-6-phosphate isomerase (overlaps_old_locusTagID:BBM_I02010), protein MATSSCEDASNDSVNIYPTGFILLKPVVHHYPWGVTGETSLVYRLYSQFMDANSASSTPPTLEDRYAELWLGTHTRGPSTVVSPQGDEPLSAHLKRLQSLSPRDGKESEYLGFLLKVLAIDKPLSIQLHPDAAISSQLLIAGHASITDNREKAEVCIALTQFEALYSLKWLKEIVSEAQQVPEFGEFLKASGCGDILAITDFSDSKECYRQTIRIVQCILGSENSGDELLAQLTSRLEHAADVGSSLSACEELLLRLHQSFPNDSGIWFGLIMNYVRIEPGNALFVPPNTIHSYISGTCVECMASSDNVIRGGLTRKHTDHKAVLQCLNRTFNTHSVSFIDPVPVDKEQFIVLYEVPHISCNFSVARICVPPGERVEYVPKSQSKCAIAIVIASNPSVEFSAVPISPRTTSPTAADERYGTLLAPKLGTALLIYPGTSIRVYNGHNASICGDSTVPETFMLPDVSAWFVMFIAYSKGCT, encoded by the coding sequence ATGGCTACATCTAGCTGCGAAGATGCGTCAAATGACAGCGTCAATATATATCCCACTGGATTCATACTCCTTAAACCCGTAGTCCATCACTACCCCTGGGGAGTAACGGGTGAGACATCCCTCGTCTACAGGCTCTACAGCCAGTTCATGGACGCGAACTCTGCCTCGTCGACTCCACCTACCCTGGAGGACAGGTACGCCGAGCTCTGGCTTGGTACCCATACTAGAGGCCCTTCAACTGTCGTTTCCCCGCAGGGCGACGAGCCACTCTCGGCACACCTCAAGAGGCTCCAGTCTCTCTCTCCGAGAGATGGCAAGGAATCCGAGTATCTCGGCTTCTTGCTTAAGGTCCTGGCCATAGACAAGCCACTTTCCATTCAGCTTCATCCAGATGCGGCCATATCATCGCAGTTGCTGATTGCGGGGCACGCGTCAATAACTGATAACCGAGAAAAGGCCGAAGTTTGCATCGCGCTCACGCAGTTCGAGGCACTTTACTCATTGAAGTGGCTTAAGGAGATAGTTTCTGAGGCACAGCAGGTGCCGGAGTTTGGAGAGTTTCTTAAGGCCTCTGGATGTGGCGACATTTTGGCCATTACGGATTTTTCGGATTCTAAAGAGTGTTATAGGCAAACGATTCGTATTGTACAGTGTATTTTAGGTTCAGAGAACAGCGGTGATGAGTTGTTAGCCCAGTTGACCTCAAGACTAGAGCACGCAGCTGATGTGGGTTCGAGTCTGAGCGCGTGCGAAGAACTGCTTTTGCGTTTGCACCAATCATTTCCTAACGATTCAGGCATATGGTTCGGACTGATTATGAACTACGTAAGGATTGAACCGGGAAACGCGCTCTTTGTCCCCCCAAATACGATTCACTCTTACATATCAGGTACCTGTGTAGAGTGCATGGCAAGTTCTGATAATGTTATTCGTGGAGGCCTCACAAGGAAGCATACAGATCACAAGGCCGTATTACAGTGCCTGAACCGCACGTTTAATACTCATTCTGTTTCTTTTATTGATCCAGTTCCAGTAGACAAGGAGCAATTTATCGTACTATACGAGGTGCCCCACATTTCCTGTAATTTTTCTGTGGCCCGGATTTGCGTACCACCTGGGGAAAGGGTCGAATATGTCCCCAAATCTCAGAGTAAATGTGCCATTGCAATTGTCATTGCCTCCAATCCTAGCGTGGAATTTTCTGCGGTTCCTATTAGCCCCAGGACAACCTCCCCCACCGCCGCCGATGAGCGTTACGGGACTTTACTCGCACCCAAATTGGGTACAGCGTTACTTATCTACCCTGGAACATCAATCCGTGTCTACAATGGTCACAACGCTTCCATTTGTGGGGATTCCACTGTGCCCGAAACGTTTATGTTGCCAGACGTCAGCGCCTGGTTCGTAATGTTTATCGCATACTCTAAGGGCTGCACGTGA
- a CDS encoding sentrin-specific protease 2, putative (SENP2) (overlaps_old_locusTagID:BBM_I02005), translating to MSNDCFAKFNFSLSAHMPKSLSNLGMGDKDDRELFKVEDIPVFELEHRPQFVYTPIKKESAYYTSSSRSNIEPASGLETGKPEIRVKREVLDDDIIHVSDSESESELAKVTEHRMQEVGKNEEKIEDKVIEIVLSDSDSDAAQPTSSDSSPFIFYKIRCVAALSSSRSIFVDTPICLIFDTQKRKFSFRWVQNVANNREFIGKSIDDIVGNMDLTTTMWTSIDIVKIAMELKRENSRPLYIRFSQNTVLNLRNGDYFSSDGLLFLAIHDTDEIFDQIRTMSKNVKLVDESMGAEIQDRQLKWVLSLCRGRTFKDYGEIKNNVLRAFFLLSAKEGSFYQFRGKPPVICPSVKAVPGWIINNTYLDDCCLARFEPTSYLDDSIIDFFVQFIYNYVMCERQRHDWHIMNCFFLKKLSQYKSTKEAYNDTRRWLKNAKRPMPYKKYIFVPVNLHGTHWSLAIVCHPYKAIRHLQQAHAMIDSDKEACGGPAAPVACFDFEGAEIPSPDGPTYLCPDTISDLTSEYDIQCSKRHKSWCYNYFRHKTFENDLPGDCISVNSDDEPYHAVHKQHTHQLKKIEKAAMIYLDSLEGSYLNSKTLMQLRDHLYYEFQSRRKEFAMDQFDFCRSKHFWQYTHIVDIPKQQNGYDCGIFLLEYIIYLALNPQVIELQLLSPSQDISTRLKLVPCCKVCRGYFSSLLEKKLQPAPAMKGCTCIDIAKRTWFTQEYISQRRNTLIEMLNYMKKNPSWASDDECIEFLVGKLTSNYVSS from the exons ATGTCTAACGACTGTTTCgccaaatttaatttttctCTGAGCGCCCACATGCCAAAGTCGTTGAGCAATTTGGGAATGGGCGACAAAGACGACCGGGAGCTTTTCAAGGTTGAGGACATTCCGGTATTCGAACTAGAGCACCGTCCCCAATTCGTATACACTCCAATAAAGAAGGAGTCAGCCTACTACACCTCCTCTTCCAGATCGAATATAGAACCAGCGTCTGGACTAGAGACAGGGAAACCCGAGATAAGAGTTAAAAGGGAGGTATTAGATGATGACATTATACATGTATCAGACTCGGAATCCGAATCCGAGCTAGCCAAAGTGACTGAACACAGGATGCAAGAGGTGGGGAAGAATGAGGAGAAAATCGAAGATAAAGTGATAGAAATAGTACTATCTGATTCAGATAGCGACGCGGCACAACCAACCTCAAGTGACTCATCGccattcattttttataaaatacgATGTGTGGCTGCACTATCCAGTTCTCGAAGTATATTTGTAGATACTCCAATCTGCCTAATATTTGACACCCAAAAGCGCAAGTTCTCCTTCAGATGGGTACAAAATGTGGCCAATAATAGGGAGTTTATAGGGAAAAGTATTGACGATATAGTCGGTAATATGGATCTCACAACGACGATGTGGACATCAATTGACATAGTAAAGATAGCGATGGAGCTTAAGCGGGAGAACAGCAGGCCATTATACATCCGTTTCTCACAAAATACGGTATTGAATCTAAGGAACGGGGACTACTTCAGCTCTGACGGTCTTCTGTTCCTGGCCATACACGATACCGACGAAATATTTGACCAAATCCGCACTATGAGTAAGAACGTGAAGCTTGTAGATGAATCGATGGGGGCCGAAATACAGGATAGGCAGTTAAAGTGGGTTTTAAGCCTCTGCCGCGGTCGAACCTTCAAGGACTACGGAGAGATAAAGAACAATGTTTTACGGGCCTTTTTTCTATTGAGCGCCAAGGAAGGTTCATTTTACCAGTTTCGCGGCAAACCACCCGTTATTTGCCCGTCGGTTAAGGCTGTTCCTG GCTGGATAATAAACAACACGTACTTGGACGATTGCTGCCTGGCCAGATTCGAACCCACGTCGTATTTGGACGACTCAATAATTGACTTTTTCGTACagtttatttataattac GTTATGTGCGAAAGACAGCGGCATGATTGGCACATAATGAATTGCTTTTTCCTTAAGAAGCTTTCTCAGTACAAGTCAACTAAGGAGGCATATAACGATACCCGTCGCTGGCTAAAGAACGCTAAAAGGCCTATGCcatacaaaaaatacatttttgtACCGGTTAATCTACACGGCACTCACTGGTCTCTCGCCATTGTTTGCCACCCCTACAAGGCGATACGTCATTTGCAACAGGCCCACGCGATGATAGACTCGGATAAAGAGGCCTGCGGAGGACCGGCAGCTCCTGTGGCTTGTTTCGACTTTGAAGGGGCAGAAATACCTTCCCCAGATGGGCCAACGTACCTATGTCCAGATACAATCTCCGACCTGACATCAGAATACGATATACAATGCTCCAAGAGGCATAAAAGTTGGTGCTACAACTACTTTAGGCACAAGACGTTTGAAAATGATTTGCCTGGGGATTGCATTTCGGTAAACAGTGACGACGAGCCATACCATGCCGTCCATAAGCAGCACACGCACCAGCTCAAGAAAATCGAAAAG GCGGCaatgatttatttggaTTCTCTAGAGGGCTCTTACCTCAATTCGAAGACGCTGATGCAGCTCAGGGACCACCTCTACTAT GAATTTCAATCGAGGAGGAAAGAATTTGCCATGGATCAGTTCGACTTTTGTCGATCCAAGCATTTTTGGCAATACACACACATTGTGGACATTCCCAAACAACAGAACGGTTATGACTGCGGGATCTTCCTGCTTGAGTACATAATTTACCTAGCCCTAAACCCACAGGTCATTGAGCTGCAACTCCTCTCGCCGTCTCAGGACATATCCACTAGGCTCAAGCTCGTCCCCTGCTGCAAGGTCTGTAGGGGATACTTTTCTTCTTTGCTCGAGAAAAAGCTACAGCCTGCCCCTGCCATGAAGGGATGCACCTGTATAGACATTGCCAAACGCACATGGTTCACCCAGGAATATATTTCCCAAAG GCGCAATACGTTGATAGAAATGCTCAACTACATGAAGAAAAACCCAAGCTGGGCTAGCGATGACGAGTGTATTGAATTTCTCGTTGGCAAGCTGACCAGCAACTATGTTTCCAgttaa
- a CDS encoding Nuclear transport factor 2 (overlaps_old_locusTagID:BBM_I02025), translating into MAVQLNPRFNEVGLEFSRTYHQFMETNRKELARFYCADSMLTFENNMYKGQVQIMEKLESTPLSKFNIISCDCQPSLNNGVICVIIGDLQIEQNPPMRFSRTFHLLPSGSSYILLNDVFRLCIG; encoded by the exons ATGGCCGTACAATTGAATCCCCGATTCAATGAGGTGGGACTGGAGTTTTCTCGTACCTACCACCAATTCATGGAAACCAACAG AAAAGAATTGGCTCGTTTTTACTGTGCTGACAGTATGTTAACTTTTGAAAATAACATGTACAAAGGGCAGGTACAGATTATGGAGAAGCTGGAATCCACACCTCTCtcaaaatttaacataatttcTTGCGATTGCCAACCATCACTAAACAACGGCGTAATTTGCGTTATCATTG gcgatttacaaattgaacAGAATCCTCCAATGAGATTTTCACGCACTTTCCACCTCCTCCCCTCAGGGTCTAGTTACATCC TCCTCAATGATGTGTTTAGACTCTGTATTGGCTGA
- a CDS encoding rhoptry neck protein 4 (RON4) (overlaps_old_locusTagID:BBM_I02035;~overlaps_old_locusTagID:BBM_I02040) translates to MVWIYLILVHLHNVYGKKGVLNRFGSPDSPNFQYPFYASFLSLRNDSSTIPLTPSKDELKKLHNKLIKLDVYNPISKIIPKNVTLSVEEKYEGRIYNVNISMEMYFTPDEVNKTKDKQLEYYNIINNKLKARCNSTYDTAIEKKAEWIMKWGMNKYHFFKSIKVKENGDIIISLEPLEVNDIDKIHNMDIRDNETLILLVKVDNVTEDKQPEQLVSNGKVQNIEHSEKPDISSIDHTNVDSQNLYNLLQEIDVPSGNSIPVPVKIYFPVKIKSSDVKWMCFNMVIFYGDNELDHLSTLTYPDVAVNVRKKLFKRLTKIGIISKLSKSFEFTLNLLLKWFYGNFSYDIANLSKKNPLITVRSHLIHKLHANTNIKDYIKSMNHDNKTIIEVSLIDNYNYMEFNADFSIPRYGSQFETPEGKTIHDAIVAIEHQDGNKITLSIRYLIKTNDTHVWFMYITEMYLTNDDLKKIGDTKEVNQNVLDVIQEKLLKRAQNISTIPNVPEWFAVISKVAIALTAGNYTKGTMYFDFEHKISNIMIENITEKALPNFDTFTSYVRNYSCKNGTIANFSINKDVKPNLPTASFTLKPSNYDFDVNTVPVMIVPKINEPSPFIIKPPAPLPIVKDNDEPGINTPNSGSETTPSATPSSTSDTTYNSPATDEANTTKDDDENDNLQVNPTEKLEPSDNGNNLADNQNPRPETDNTSDGSNTPNPELKNDPNSPDNNASRTDNPLESTKSDTDDEQEKVPKLQITEKPKEPIAPTVVTGLIQGIKLGKDKVALTMPSIEALINDLPSKDSEFVLNIDNIGLDTHTGQMWRRALIETGHIGEEDDVVEFLRSHKFNIQMTLYLLRKIYGDLARDSYTSYKLFYDTSNIPKDVVLSGDVDKIKDIYSKNVGVQITRIPPLIKSTSPNFIIPDVILSLTTHDLISRLQLMFSKWLDGSKSEDEVEKDVHLAIICSASAIFVQNWMDIQIDQGYELIGDDPAWLRLFSVMKNLPKNLSKSPATKICKKYISGAGSILSRGTQGLIAENKPKSLIGSLGNTLGINMSNSLEIANSIQVYIGWMIKSETKHIEYHSLSICIILHVLNAFHKCFSLENNTDYQIYTAQLLFMDTSNILDHIATSGSVLSTLSIPSKICTKDSNDIKDIFEKNLFPLISTKGHDMLINTYHNVSDADKNSLKQTSDEAQDEDASQSQQEILNMLQFDSYEPYSWVEEPSDPVFMEYIQNLQFKEESVPSFIEQLYTDIKHEKNELLLNIKLQFRVEPADENDELIVLNTSLHLHPREIHTVTNNDSHTLWKILLHRFKKRLMQFTKKYTPETLNAHTQIIDGEKVTKLHMIHGAMDVPIYEWLVNVMDSALMDGYYFQVLHRELPHILPNNWLEQVLKHGMIVQLIDPCQYHLINDGHSTNLTGKWLYELDKLAIHGT, encoded by the exons ATGGTAtggatatatttaattCTCGTACACCTTCATAATGTGTATGGGAAAAAAGGTGTGTTGAATCGCTTTGGATCTCCTGATTCaccaaattttcaataccCCTTCTACGCATCATTCCTTTCACTAAGAAATGACTCCAGCACCATCCCACTTACACCTAGTAAGGACGAGTTGAAGAAATTACATAACAAACTGATTAAGTTGGATGTATATAATCCCATTTCCAAAATAATCCCTAAAAATGTCACCTTGTCTGTAGAAGAGA AATACGAAGGTCGTATATACAATGtcaatatatcaatggAGATGTATTTCACACCAGATGAAGTGAACAAGACCAAAGATAAACAGCTTGAATACTATAACATCATTAACAATAAGCTAAAGGCAAGATGTAATAGTACTTACGATACGGCTATAGAAAAAAAGGCTGAATGGATAATGAAATGGGGAATGaacaaatatcattttttcaaatccATTAAGGTGAAAGAAAACGGTGACATTATAATAAGTCTTGAACCATTAG aagtgaatgatattgataaaatccaTAACATGGATATCCGAGATAACGAAACactaatattattagtAAAGGTTGATAATGTCACTGAAGATAAACAGCCTGAGCAATTAGTTTCAAATGGCAAAGTGCAAAATATTGAGCATTCGGAAAAACCCGATATTTCCAGCATTGATCACACCAATGTTGACTCACAAAActtgtacaatttgttgcaaGAAATCGACGTACCATCAGGTAATTCTATTCCGGTACctgtaaaaatatatttcccAGTCAAAATCAAATCTTCAGACGTGAAATGGATGTGTTTTAACAtggtaatattttatgGGGATAATGAGCTTGATCATTTGAGTACTTTGACCTATCCTGACGTTGCAGTTAACGTGAGGAAGAAGTTGTTCAAAAGATTAACCAAGATTGGCATCATTTCTAAGCTCTCAAAATCGTTCGAATTCACGTTAAATTTGCTGCTCAAGTGGTTCTACGGAAATTTCAGTTACGATATTGCCAATTTGAGCAAGAAAAACCCGTTAATCACAGTCCGCAGTCATC TGATACACAAATTACATGCAAATACGAATATCAAGGATTATATCAAATCAATGAACCATG ATAATAAAACTATCATTGAGGTTAGCTTAATTGATAACTACAATTACATGGAGTTCAATGCTGATTTCTCTATTCCAAGATACGGTTCCCAATTTGAGACGCCAGAAGGAAAGACTATACACGATGCAATTGTTGCAATTGAACATCAAGACGGTAATAAAATTACCCTTTCTATTCGCTATTTAATTA AAACAAATGATACGCATGTATGGTTCATGTACATTACTGAAATGTATCTCACTAATGATGATTTGAAGAAGATAGGCGATACAAAGGAAGTGAATCAAAATGTATTAGATGTTATACAAGAAAAATTGCTGAAAAGAGCCCAAAATATTTCTACAATTCCCAATGTTCCTGAGTGGTTCGCGGTTATAAGTAAGGTTGCCATAGCGTTAACAGCGGGAAATTACACCAAAGGAACCATGTACTTTGACTTTGaacacaaaatttcaaatattatgATAGAAAACATAACTGAGAAGGCAttaccaaattttgatacCTTTACCTCATACGTCAGAAATTACTCTTGTAAAAATGGGACAatagcaaatttttcaattaataAAGATGTAAAGCCAAATTTGCCCACTGCATCATTTACTTTAAAACCCAGTAATTATGACTTCGACGTTAATACTGTACCCGTAATGATCGTACCCAAAATAAATGAACCGTCCCCATTTATCATCAAACCTCCCGCTCCCTTACCCATTGTTAAGGATAATGATGAACCTGGGATAAACACCCCGAATTCTGGCTCGGAAACTACTCCATCCGCTACTCCCTCATCTACTTCTGACACTACCTACAATTCTCCAGCCACTGATGAAGCAAATACTACAAAAGATGATGATGAGAATGACAATCTTCAAGTGAACCCCACCGAAAAACTAGAACCCTCGGACAACGGTAATAATTTGGCAGACAATCAAAACCCTAGACCTGAAACCGACAATACAAGTGATGGCTCCAATACTCCTAACCCTGAACTGAAAAATGATCCTAATTCACCTGATAATAATGCCTCTAGGACAGACAATCCGTTGGAGTCAACCAAATCTGACACTGACGATGAACAGGAAAAAGTGCCCAAATTACAGATAACAGAAAAGCCAAAGGAGCCAATAGCACCAACCGTTGTAACCGGCCTTATCCAGGGCATTAAATTAGGAAAGGATAAGGTGGCGCTTACCATGCCATCCATAGAGGCGCTGATAAATGACCTACCATCTAAAGACTCAGAATTTGTGttgaatattgataatattggtTTGGATACCCACACCGGGCAAATGTGGAGGAGAGCGTTGATTGAGACCGGCCATATAGGCGAGGAAGATGATGTTGTCGAGTTTTTAAGGTCccacaaatttaacatacaAATGACACTATATCTGCTGCGAAAAATTTACGGTGATTTGGCTCGAGACTCATACACCAGctataaattgttttacGATACGTCAAATATACCCAAAGATGTCGTACTTAGCGGAGATGTTGACAAGATTAAGGATATCTACAGCAAAAATGTCGGCGTACAAATTACCAGAATCCCGCCTCTTATCAAATCCACATCTCCAA ATTTCATTATACCAGATGTAATATTATCCCTAACCACTCATGATTTAATATCAAGATTGCAGCTTATGTTTAGCAAATGGCTGGATGGTAGTAAAAGCGAGGATGAAGTGGAAAAAGATGTGCATTTAGCAATTATATGCAGCGCCAGTGCAATATTTGTGCAGAACTGGATGGACATACAAATTGACCAGGGGTATGAGCTTATAGGAGATGATCCTGCCTGGTTACGGCTCTTCTCTGTCATGAAGAATTTACCAAAGAATCTATCCAAAT CTCCTGCAAccaaaatatgtaaaaagTACATTTCTGGCGCTGGGTCGATATTATCCCGTGGCACACAGGGATTAATAGCTGAAAATAAGCCCAAGTCTCTAATAGGTTCTTTGGGAAATACTTTGGGTATAAATATGTCAAATTCGTTGGAAATCGCCAATTCTATACAAGTTTACATTGGATGGATGATTAAATCGGAGACGAAACATATTGAATATCACAGTTTATCAATATGCATTATTTTACACGTCTTAAATGCGTTCCATAAATGTTTCTCCCTGGAAAACAACACAGactatcaaatttacacGGCCCAGCTCTTGTTCATGGACACTAGCAATATACTGGATCATATAGCCACAAGCGGATCCGTATTAAGCACACTTTCCATTCCATCCAAAATTTGCACCAAAGATTCTAATGATATAA AAGATATATTcgaaaaaaatttattccCTTTAATATCCACAAAGGGTCATGATATGCTGATTAACACATACCATAATGTTTCTGACGCTGATAAGAATTCGTTAAAACAAACATCGGATGAAGCCCAAGACGAAGATGCATCTCAATCTCAGCAGGAAATTTTGAACATGCTGCAATTCGATTCATATGAGCCCTATTCATGGGTAGAAGAACCCAGCGATCCAGTTTTTATGGAATATATCCAAAACTTGCAGTTCAAGGAGGAGTCGGTACCAAGTTTCATAGAGCAATTATATACAGATATTAAACATGAAAAAAACgaattattattgaatataaaactGCAATTTCGGGTCGAACCCGCggatgaaaatgatgaacTAATAGTCCTCAATACATCATTGCATTTACATCCCAGAGAAATACACACTGTTACCAATAACGATTCTCATACCTTGTGGAAAATACTTTTACACAGATTTAAAAAGAGGTTGATGCaatttactaaaaaatacacCCCTGAAACACTGAATGCTCACACCCAAATTATTGACGGCGAAAAGGTAACGAAATTACACATGATTCACGGAGCCATGGATGTTCCAATTTACGAATGGCTGGTCAATGTCATGGACTCAGCTTTGATGGATGGTTATTACTTCCAGGTTTTGCATAGGGAACTGCCACACATACTGCCAAATAATTGGTTAGAACAGGTGCTTAAACATGGAATGATTGTCCAACTGATAGACCCTTGTCAGTATCACTTGATAAATGATGGGCATTCGACCAATTTGACTGGAAAATGGCTATACGAACTTGACAAGCTGGCTATACATGGTAcgtaa